Proteins from one Chroococcidiopsis sp. CCMEE 29 genomic window:
- a CDS encoding sugar transferase, protein MYQTLLPTAIKTTVSKLPESQAPHPSAYSVFKRLLDIIGSLIGLLMLTIIFVPLAIAIKLDSPGPILYSQERYGLQGRAFRLWKFRSMVENADQLKAQVTNEASGLIFKNEKDPRVTRIGRFLRSSSIDELPQFWNVLIGEMSLVGTRPPTADEVALYNERHWQRLNVKPGLTGEWQVNGRSSVKDFEEVVNLDLRYQRQWHPLYDLVLIAKTIYVIFARDGAC, encoded by the coding sequence ATGTACCAAACACTGTTACCTACAGCTATTAAAACTACAGTATCCAAATTGCCAGAGTCACAAGCACCGCATCCGTCAGCTTACTCTGTATTTAAGCGTTTGTTGGATATTATTGGCAGCTTGATAGGGCTGCTGATGCTAACGATTATTTTTGTACCTTTGGCGATCGCTATCAAGTTAGACAGCCCAGGACCAATTTTATATAGCCAAGAGCGTTACGGACTTCAAGGGCGTGCGTTTCGGCTTTGGAAATTCCGCTCGATGGTTGAAAATGCCGACCAGTTAAAGGCACAGGTGACTAACGAAGCATCAGGTCTAATTTTTAAAAACGAAAAAGACCCACGAGTCACGAGAATAGGCCGTTTTTTGAGAAGCTCAAGCATAGATGAACTACCTCAGTTTTGGAACGTCCTGATAGGCGAGATGAGCTTAGTGGGAACCCGTCCACCCACTGCCGATGAAGTTGCTCTATACAACGAGCGTCACTGGCAAAGGTTAAATGTCAAACCCGGATTGACAGGTGAATGGCAAGTTAATGGTCGTTCTAGCGTGAAAGATTTTGAAGAAGTAGTAAATCTAGACCTACGTTATCAACGCCAGTGGCACCCCTTATACGACCTAGTTTTAATTGCCAAGACAATCTACGTGATTTTTGCTAGAGACGGGGCTTGCTAA